In one window of Chloroflexota bacterium DNA:
- a CDS encoding alpha-hydroxy acid oxidase: MGDTSFVNLFEYEAAAERLLPRLAWDYFASGSSDEVTLRENHAAYDRISLRYHVLRDVSTRDVTTRVLGHPVSMPILVGPTAFQGLAHPDGEVATARACGAAGTIMVASTLSNASLEEIAEAASGPRWFQLYVYRDRSATEDLIRRAEAAGYSALVLTVDAPVLGRRERDVHNRFRLPDGLRAGNLAPTGMDELPAAADSGLAAYFASLIDPSLTWQDVDWLRSVSSLPLLVKGIVRADDAARAVERGAAGIIVSNHGGRQLDTAPPTIDVLPAVVDAVAGRAEVLIDGGIRRGTDVVKALARGARAVLIGRPAIWGLAVGGEAGVRSVLDLLREELDRALALCGCPSIWDVGPDLVH, translated from the coding sequence TTGGGCGACACGAGCTTCGTCAATCTATTCGAGTACGAGGCGGCTGCGGAGCGGCTGCTGCCGCGCCTCGCCTGGGACTATTTCGCGAGCGGCTCCAGCGACGAGGTCACGCTCCGCGAAAACCACGCGGCCTACGATCGGATCTCCCTCCGCTACCACGTCCTCCGCGACGTGTCGACGCGGGACGTCACCACCAGGGTCCTTGGTCACCCCGTCTCCATGCCCATTCTCGTCGGCCCCACGGCGTTCCAGGGCCTCGCACACCCCGACGGAGAGGTGGCGACGGCTCGCGCCTGCGGGGCCGCGGGCACCATCATGGTCGCCAGTACGCTGTCCAACGCCAGTCTGGAGGAGATCGCCGAGGCGGCATCCGGGCCCCGGTGGTTCCAGCTCTACGTGTATCGCGACCGATCGGCGACCGAGGATCTGATCCGCCGCGCAGAGGCGGCCGGGTACAGCGCGCTGGTGCTCACGGTCGACGCTCCCGTTCTGGGCCGACGGGAGCGCGACGTGCACAACCGATTTCGGCTGCCCGACGGCCTTCGCGCCGGGAATCTTGCTCCCACAGGGATGGACGAGCTACCGGCTGCGGCGGATTCGGGGCTGGCCGCTTACTTCGCTTCCCTCATCGATCCGTCCCTCACGTGGCAAGACGTCGACTGGCTCCGCTCGGTCTCTTCCCTGCCGCTGCTGGTCAAGGGGATCGTGCGCGCCGACGACGCGGCGCGAGCCGTCGAGCGGGGAGCCGCGGGGATCATCGTGTCGAACCATGGCGGGCGCCAGCTCGACACGGCGCCCCCGACCATCGACGTCCTGCCGGCGGTGGTGGACGCGGTCGCTGGTCGGGCGGAGGTGCTTATCGACGGCGGCATCCGCCGGGGCACGGATGTCGTCAAGGCGCTGGCGCGGGGGGCGCGGGCGGTCCTCATCGGCCGGCCCGCCATCTGGGGGCTCGCCGTGGGCGGCGAGGCGGGCGTACGCTCGGTCCTCGACCTGCTCCGGGAGGAGCTGGACCGCGCGCTCGCGCTCTGCGGCTGCCCCTCCATCTGGGACGTCGGCCCAGACCTGGTGCACTGA
- a CDS encoding DinB family protein: MATKKDVAVQAVAQTYADLDRTLDALTETELLRASSNEGWSGKDTLAHLSTIEERTQGQIRCALEGGSWNPPEVIDAYNARQVAARRGWSVKQLRDELRDQHEATLSLLRTASESDFDKAFDHPRWGRTTLEALCTHIAQHVGMHASEIAAVRAG, from the coding sequence GTGGCAACCAAGAAAGACGTAGCGGTTCAGGCTGTCGCGCAAACCTACGCGGACCTCGACCGAACCCTCGACGCCCTCACGGAGACCGAGCTGCTCCGTGCCAGCTCCAACGAGGGGTGGTCGGGGAAGGATACGCTCGCCCATCTCAGCACGATCGAGGAGCGCACCCAGGGACAGATCCGCTGCGCGCTGGAGGGCGGATCCTGGAACCCGCCGGAAGTCATCGACGCGTACAACGCGCGCCAGGTTGCCGCGAGGCGAGGCTGGTCCGTGAAGCAGCTCCGCGACGAATTGCGCGATCAACACGAGGCAACGCTCTCGCTGCTGCGCACGGCGAGCGAGAGCGACTTCGACAAAGCCTTCGACCACCCGCGCTGGGGCCGCACCACCCTCGAAGCGCTGTGCACGCACATCGCGCAGCACGTTGGCATGCACGCCTCGGAGATCGCGGCGGTCCGGGCCGGCTAG
- a CDS encoding RidA family protein translates to MGAEARLTELGIVLPKPVEPVANYIRARRVGNTVFVSGHGPAADSSGKRPIGKVGRELTLEQGYQAARLVGLNLLASLKAEIGSLDRVKQIVKLLGMVNCAPGFDQTPRVINGCSDLLVEVFGTEIGQHARSAVGMAELPSSIPVEIEMIVEVEAR, encoded by the coding sequence ATGGGCGCCGAAGCACGCCTGACGGAGCTGGGGATCGTGCTTCCCAAGCCCGTGGAGCCAGTCGCCAACTACATTCGGGCGCGGCGCGTGGGAAACACCGTATTCGTCTCCGGGCACGGCCCCGCCGCCGACAGCAGCGGGAAGCGCCCGATCGGCAAGGTTGGCCGCGAGCTGACGCTCGAACAGGGTTACCAGGCGGCCCGACTCGTGGGGCTCAACCTGCTCGCGAGCCTCAAGGCGGAGATCGGCAGCCTCGACCGCGTGAAGCAGATCGTGAAGCTGCTCGGCATGGTGAATTGCGCGCCTGGCTTCGATCAGACGCCGCGCGTGATCAACGGCTGCTCCGACTTGCTGGTCGAGGTGTTCGGCACGGAGATCGGCCAACATGCCCGCTCGGCAGTGGGCATGGCCGAGCTGCCCAGCTCGATTCCTGTCGAGATCGAGATGATCGTCGAGGTCGAGGCGCGCTAG
- a CDS encoding ATP-binding protein, with translation MAALPDRRSLRRALDGLALFQDVFDDPIGRAVRALVAEPAQAPAARLVALLIEEAELYPEEMIGDPWQNHLLDRILTSENAFSKKAERVAPEEMGEGLHRQASRELGLLQTLYRDGGGMLAAQAFSTLGDVSSAGWAGFRPLARGPAIHSPEARAFKRTLAASGDWTTLTNLLAGAYAAAGVGVFGRFRAFRWIRNGGRGSLVGVDRPDPVRLADLVGYEREREPVVKNAERFAAGLPANNVLLYGERGTGKSSTVKALLNEFGDRGLRLVEVSKEDLETFPEVIGALRDRRERFIIYVDDLSFEEQETHYKALKAVLEGGIEARPENVILYATSNRRHLVRERFRDRESALDDDVHAFDTMEEKLSLADRFGVRVTFSAADQDRYLQIVRALATQRGVLLAEDELDRRALAWAQRQRGRSGRSARQFIDALVGELALP, from the coding sequence ATGGCCGCCTTGCCCGACCGACGGAGCCTGCGTCGCGCGCTCGACGGCCTGGCCCTGTTTCAGGACGTGTTCGACGACCCGATCGGGCGCGCGGTGCGCGCGCTCGTCGCCGAGCCGGCGCAGGCGCCGGCGGCCCGGCTCGTCGCACTCCTCATCGAGGAGGCCGAGCTGTACCCCGAGGAGATGATCGGCGATCCCTGGCAGAACCACCTCCTGGATCGCATCCTCACGTCGGAGAACGCGTTCAGCAAGAAGGCCGAGCGCGTTGCGCCGGAGGAGATGGGCGAGGGCCTGCACCGCCAGGCGAGCCGCGAGCTGGGGCTCCTGCAGACCCTCTACCGCGACGGCGGCGGGATGCTGGCGGCCCAGGCCTTCAGCACCCTCGGAGACGTCTCATCCGCCGGGTGGGCGGGATTCCGCCCCCTTGCGCGCGGGCCGGCGATCCACAGCCCCGAGGCGCGAGCCTTCAAGCGCACGCTGGCGGCATCTGGCGACTGGACCACCCTCACAAACCTGTTGGCCGGCGCCTACGCCGCGGCCGGGGTCGGCGTCTTCGGCCGTTTCCGCGCGTTCCGCTGGATCCGGAACGGCGGGCGCGGCTCCCTGGTGGGTGTCGACCGTCCCGATCCGGTCCGCCTCGCCGACCTGGTCGGCTACGAACGCGAGCGCGAGCCCGTCGTCAAGAACGCCGAGCGCTTCGCGGCGGGGCTTCCGGCGAACAACGTGCTCCTCTACGGCGAGCGCGGCACCGGGAAGTCATCCACGGTCAAGGCGCTGCTCAACGAATTCGGCGACCGCGGGCTGCGCCTGGTGGAAGTGTCGAAAGAGGACCTGGAAACCTTCCCCGAGGTCATTGGGGCCCTTCGAGATCGGCGCGAGCGCTTCATCATCTACGTCGACGATCTGTCGTTCGAGGAGCAGGAGACCCACTACAAAGCGCTGAAGGCCGTCCTCGAGGGTGGGATCGAGGCTCGGCCCGAAAACGTGATCCTGTACGCCACGTCGAATCGCCGTCACCTCGTGCGAGAGCGCTTCCGCGACCGGGAATCGGCCCTCGACGACGACGTCCACGCCTTCGACACGATGGAGGAGAAGCTTTCTCTCGCCGATCGGTTTGGGGTTCGCGTGACGTTCAGCGCGGCGGACCAGGACCGCTACCTGCAGATCGTTCGCGCCCTTGCGACTCAGCGGGGTGTCTTGCTCGCCGAGGATGAGCTGGACCGCAGGGCGCTGGCATGGGCGCAGCGCCAGCGGGGCAGGTCGGGCCGCTCGGCGCGCCAGTTCATCGATGCGCTGGTCGGGGAGCTGGCGCTTCCATAG
- a CDS encoding DUF433 domain-containing protein — MSELHRITIDADTCGGRPCIRGLRIRVSDVLQLLAAGATREEILSDYPYLESEDIDAALEYAARQMDHAVLT; from the coding sequence ATGAGCGAGCTGCATCGCATCACTATCGACGCAGACACGTGCGGGGGCAGGCCTTGCATCCGAGGCCTGCGCATTCGCGTGTCCGACGTCCTCCAGCTGCTCGCTGCGGGCGCAACCCGGGAAGAGATTCTCTCGGATTACCCGTACCTGGAGTCCGAGGACATCGACGCCGCGCTCGAGTACGCGGCCCGCCAGATGGATCACGCTGTCCTGACGTAG
- a CDS encoding DUF5615 family PIN-like protein, with protein sequence MRFLIDAQLPPALARWLAGQGHEAKHVVDVGMLQATDRAIWDYAVSIGAVIVTKDEDFAVRRGAGDDGPAVLWVRIGNTRRVTLLDWFARALSRAIVRLNEGSGVVEIRA encoded by the coding sequence GTGCGATTTCTCATCGATGCTCAGCTCCCGCCGGCGCTAGCCCGTTGGCTGGCGGGTCAGGGACACGAGGCTAAACATGTCGTGGATGTCGGGATGCTGCAGGCTACCGACCGGGCAATCTGGGACTACGCAGTGTCGATAGGTGCGGTCATCGTGACGAAGGACGAGGATTTCGCGGTCCGGCGCGGCGCCGGCGACGATGGCCCAGCCGTCCTATGGGTCCGCATCGGGAACACGCGGCGGGTAACGCTCCTGGATTGGTTCGCCCGGGCACTTTCTCGGGCCATCGTCAGGCTGAATGAGGGATCGGGCGTCGTGGAGATACGGGCCTGA